In Deltaproteobacteria bacterium, the sequence CGTGCTCAACCGCTTGCGTGATCAACTCGATCGCCAGCACAATCTTGGTACGAAACTGCTCGTGCAGCGTCTTAAACTCCGCGTCCTGGAGCAACCGTGCGTCCACCTCCTTGTGCAATCGCGTCCGGAGCTTGGTCTCGGTCGGAATTGCGCGCGTGGGAAAATACTCGCGCACGAACTCCTCCCACCGCGTTTGCTTTTCATAGCGCCGATACAGCCGGACCTCGAGCGGAAAGCGCACGGCCCCACTCACATAGTGCGTCGTCACCAGACTATGCCCCAGCGGATACCGCCCCTCGCAGTGGTCGTAATGCCGTGCCACGTACTCGAACACACTCCCTACGTGTTCGCACAGCGTATCGTCCACGATCACACACGACTGCTGAGCCTTCCGTCGCACGGCGTCGGTTTGCTCCAGCATGTAGCTAATCCGTTTCTCGTTGACCTTCTCCGGCTCCCACGGCGCTTCACTAAAGAACCGCGACAGGTTGGTCTTGTCGGCACTCTCCAGTAGACAGCGGCTGATATTGGCCATGCTCTTGTTCGCCAACACCATCAATCCCGTCAGGTAATTCTCAAAGTGCTGAAATTGGCAGCGGTTCTCGAACAGCTCGCGAAACACCTGAGCATGTTCTACGACCACGGGGGCAGGAGCCACAAGCGGCAGTTGCATCGGCGGACGCTCCTCTCGCATAGCGGTTGGGGTGGGCTAGATGCTACCACTCCCCTCATGGAAGAATCAAATTCCTCCCAATCCGGGTTCCAGATTCAGATCTGCTCCAAAACACAACAGTCGAGGTCCTTTATCCTGGTCCCGTCTTCACACAAAACAAAAGGACCCTGGCAGTGCGTCAGAGTCCTTGCTGGACTCTTTACGTCAGTTGTTGCAGGCAGGTATTCCGCCTATCGTCCTCGTTGACACCGCTTGGCTGCAGAGTTACTAGCAGAGAGAGTGCGTACACGCTTTGGTGGTGGTTGATATTGAAGCACAGGTTGTTTGTGCGAACGATCCATTTTTTGCCGATGCCCCCAAGCGGATTCCTACCACCGAGTTTTTAGCTGCGTGGGGAGTGTATGGCCAATTCACTATCACCCTCATCTTGTCACACTCGTAAAGAGCTCACCCTTTCTCACTTAGCATTTTAGTGAGAACATCCTCAGGAGGAGGAAAACTGCCTTCCTCGATCAGCGCGGCGCGTAACGCAACCCGATACGACAAATTAATTGCTAACACTTCAATTGTCACTTTACCGGTAGGTGTTTTTCCCACCAACACTGGTCCGTCCCACGCAAAGTGGTCAGTCCAGCGATCTGTACGGGGATTAAACAGTGCGACGTGTTGTCCCGCCAAATATCCAGCGATATTTGGCCCCTTATGAGAATTGCAGCGCTCGCAGCTCAGTGCGAGATTATCCGCAACGGTCGGCCCTCCGTGTTTCTCAGCAATAATGTGATCAATTTGAAACGGGAGTAACGTCACCTCTGCTGAGACGTGACAATACTCACACCGTTGGGAGGCGCGTTGCCATACCAAGCGCCGAAGCTCAGGCTCCATAAAATTCTACAAGAGCCCTGCCTGTTTGAGGGAGAGGCGCGCTTTTGATTGCAGGAGCTCTAAGAGTCCCGTGATGCGTTCATACTCATCGAGTTCTGCGCGTTCTTCGGCTGAAAGCGTTCCGGCCCGAGCCTTCGTCGCTAAGTCATTCACACGGTCACTGTCTGTTGGTGACAGGCGAAAATGCAAAATTGATCGCGCTGCTTCAATCGGCAGGTTTCCTTCCGCCGGTTGAATGGCACGACTAAGAATACCGGCCCCATAATCTAGGATTGACATCGTACTCATTGTTCTTCCCTCATCAATGCAATAGCAAAATCTCCGTAATCCTACCATGATGCGAAGATGAGAGGGAGCAGCGCCTTTATGCCATTTCTAAGGCTCGCTCATTCTTTCCTCGCCGCTATACCACAAAACAAAAGGACCCTGGCATTGCACCAGAGTCCTTTGTAAGGGTTGAGAAATCATAGAATGTGCATCGCAAGAATCTATGTCGGGACGGGATGCCCCCTAAACCTTAAGTCATCAGGTGAGGCCTGGGAGCATTTATTCTCCAGGACAACGCGGGCTCGGTGTCGTCTCTGTCTTGCGAGTCTTACACGACCAGCCAGTGAACGGGAGCCCTTTTGCCGCACTATAGCCTGTCGCACGATTTTCTACTTTGCCTGCGGTATCAGCCAGCACAAATGTCGGCGTCCCATTTACCCCATATGCCAGAAACGATTTCCGCAATTCATCTGTGGCAATAGTCGCCGGGAATGGACCTTGGTATTTGCTGAAGAACGCATCGAGTTGCTCCGACGACTCGTCGGTAATCGCTATCACAGGTATCCCGCGCTCGCGCTCGAACGCGACCACTTCGGGTAACGAGGCCTTACAGGGCCCACACCATGTGGCCCAGAAGAAGAGGAGATATGGCCCACCCTGGCCTCTTATGTTGAGAGAGCCTCGGCAAGGCAATTACTTGGTATTGGCTGAGGCAGCATCAATCGCCGCTTGAAAGGCGGCAAAGGGCTGCGCTCCACTCAACCGTTGCAGCGTTTTCACTTTTCCATCTTTTCCTTCAGGGACAGCCAAAAAGAACGCGGGCGTCCCGGTTATCCCAGCTTTCTGCGCTTCGCCCATATCTCTCCGTACTGCTGCAGCATACGTTCCCTCAGTGAGGCATCTCTTAAACCCATCCTCATTGAGGCCAATCGCTTTGGCGTGTCCGACCAGGTCGTCAGGATTCAACGCTTGCTGGTTGGTAAATAACCGCTCGTGCATCTCCCAATACTTCCCCTGGCCTTTGGCACACCGGGTTGCCTCGGCTGCCTTAAACGCATTCTTGTGAATGGCTTCTAAGGGAAGATCCAACAACGCAAACCTGAGTTTTCCAGTATTGACGTATTCTTTTTCGATTTGTGGCCACGTCTCACGGACGTGTCTTCCGCAGAACGGTCATTGATAGTCGGTGAACTCGATCAGCACCAGCTTCGCGTTCTTCTCTCCTTTCGTTTGCGTGTCGTCGAGACTCAAGACTACATTCTGTGGCGGTGGTGGTGCCCCACCAGCAGGGCGGGCTTGCAACAAGGTCTTGATCTCCTGCAAATCCTTTTGCAACGCGCGCTGCCCTTCTCTGATCCCTTCCACTTCTCGCCGCAGCGCTTGTATTTCTTTGAGTGCGCCGATCTCTTCTCGGAGCGCTTTCACCTCTTCCGAGCTTTGCGCGTAACTCAGCTGACTGCTTATGAGAGCGAGCGTCGTCAAGCTGACCATAACAACTGAAAATTTTCTCACTATCTCGTCTCCTTTCACGTTACCTTGTACTGATCTGATGCCTGCTCTTCATAGAGCAGATTGTGCTTATCATCGTCGAATCCTCGCCGGAAGGGAGCGGCTATGCCTCTGTGTTCTTGTAACGCGACAGAGGAGAGTTCCATCAAACTCAACGTACGCACCGAAATCTGACAGCTCTTTCGTCTCTCTCGTGTGATTGCAAGAGTTGATCCCAAGCCGCCATGGTCCCTAGCGTGGCATATCCTTCATCTGCCAGGGAGTCAGTGTTAAGAACCACTAGATTCGATGGTTTTTTCGCCAGCAGTTCAAGTAATTCAGGCTGCGGATGAACACCAGCTTTACGAAAGATCGATTTGAGATGGTTCCGAACCGTATGGAGACTCACAAACAGTGCTTTGGCTATCGTCTGCACACATTGATAGTTCCACAGACGCTGGAGAACCTCCCATTCGCGCGTTGACAGCGTGCGCAGTTCCGTCAACCCGCGCAACTCTCGCACAGCCGACGCGGTCCCGCCTCTCCCCGTGCCGTTCGCATTGCGCGCGGCAATCATCTCTGTCGAATGTGCAAGCAGTGTCTGAATCCGCTCTTCGTTGGCACGCAACGTTTTTTGGGCCTGGACAAATTCGGTGACATCGAGCGCATGGCCGAGGACGTACGACAGTCGTCCTGGTTCGTCATAGCATCAGTGTTAATCTGACTTTGTCTACGGTTTTTAGGTCTCAGTCAGATTAGCAAAATGGGACCTTGTGGCTCTATTGTACTAAAGGGCAGATTTTCTCTGATTTTATTAAGTGTCTGTAATCATTGAAAATAATTATCTAAGAGCAGAGGCTTGATGGCGTGACAGGATTGGTCAGGACTCTAAGCGGGAGAGTCCTACAAAGAATTTAGTGAGGGGGTCGACTAGGGGGAAAGCTCTAGTAGTCAGTCATGTTGATTCTGAGGGGTGAACGTGGTGGCGTCATTCCCGCGAAAGCGGGAATCCAGGAAGGTTAAGTCGTGGTTCCTGCTTGAAGATCCTGGATGCCCGCCTGCGCGGGCATGACGAACTCGACCCCTCAAGTTCAGTGTGACTGACTACTAGGTGCGCCTTTTTTGATAAGGTGGGCGCACGGTATATGGGGTTTCATGAGATGTTCCGTGTGAATGCAGAGACCGTAGCGTGCGCTATGCGCACGGGAATCGGAGCAGGTGAGCGCCGCGTGCGCACAGCATACGCATTAAGCTAGGCGACAAGTGCCAGTGTGGGCTCAAAGAAATCCATTTGCACGCCCAAACTGGCGCGTAACCGCTGTGCACTGGTGAGGCGTTTTCGAGCAGCCTTTCTCCCTAGTCGTTCTGCTGTCGCACAGAGGCGCAGGAGAAAGGTCCTGAGCTGAAACGGAGGCTGAAACAGACATTGGAGCCAGTGGTCCGCACTCGC encodes:
- a CDS encoding transposase, with protein sequence MREERPPMQLPLVAPAPVVVEHAQVFRELFENRCQFQHFENYLTGLMVLANKSMANISRCLLESADKTNLSRFFSEAPWEPEKVNEKRISYMLEQTDAVRRKAQQSCVIVDDTLCEHVGSVFEYVARHYDHCEGRYPLGHSLVTTHYVSGAVRFPLEVRLYRRYEKQTRWEEFVREYFPTRAIPTETKLRTRLHKEVDARLLQDAEFKTLHEQFRTKIVLAIELITQAVEHDVPFQTVLMDSWFLCAEVVEELAKLQKDWVSLLKKNRNLEVHSFTLRDAQGQKLVLAGPHIKMEDLVPLIPRTAYTHVTIGERGYWYFALNLRVPGLGKVRLVMSFGNVELTGTYAVLVSNRTDWAAKKILETYVQRWPIETFYQDSKGHLGLDEYRMRTAAAIKKHWCLVFVAYSFLHLQCLAASPKKGHGRTPPIKTIGEACR
- a CDS encoding HNH endonuclease → MEPELRRLVWQRASQRCEYCHVSAEVTLLPFQIDHIIAEKHGGPTVADNLALSCERCNSHKGPNIAGYLAGQHVALFNPRTDRWTDHFAWDGPVLVGKTPTGKVTIEVLAINLSYRVALRAALIEEGSFPPPEDVLTKMLSEKG
- a CDS encoding TlpA family protein disulfide reductase codes for the protein MPCRGSLNIRGQGGPYLLFFWATWCGPCKASLPEVVAFERERGIPVIAITDESSEQLDAFFSKYQGPFPATIATDELRKSFLAYGVNGTPTFVLADTAGKVENRATGYSAAKGLPFTGWSCKTRKTETTPSPRCPGE
- a CDS encoding DsbA family protein, producing the protein MEKEYVNTGKLRFALLDLPLEAIHKNAFKAAEATRCAKGQGKYWEMHERLFTNQQALNPDDLVGHAKAIGLNEDGFKRCLTEGTYAAAVRRDMGEAQKAGITGTPAFFLAVPEGKDGKVKTLQRLSGAQPFAAFQAAIDAASANTK